Proteins encoded together in one Solanum lycopersicum chromosome 7, SLM_r2.1 window:
- the LOC138337465 gene encoding uncharacterized protein, producing the protein MAMSETFEYEDAHISVFDKETEETCFKVGHVWAVYDTMDVIPRFYPVIRKILSPSLKLCIKWLEPEPLNEDETKWLSEGFPSSCGRFRLGNSEDLDDHPMFSRLVLSGYGDSISVHVAYLNKVKGFTCLFHRGKRLISSPAKDMFRFSHRIPSIKMTGMEKDGIPEGSCELDHASLTTERINISSPSIDQREVPEPVFYRFATEGSPEIFQIVDAYDNYVDLRFLQWVKGLKSVYKPKVEEEEADKVVKISISQHLRFSHLITAFLLTEKRGRCLRGFFVLDPVGMPLYLMFTD; encoded by the exons ATGGCTATGTCCGAAACATTTGAATATGAAGATGCACATATTAGTGTTTTTGACAAGGAAACGGAAGAAACTTGCTTTAAGGTTGGGCATGTATGGGCTGTTTATGATACTATGGATGTCATTCCACGATTTTATCCCGTCATTAGAAAGATTTTATCTCCTTCATTAAAGTTGTGCATAAAATGGTTAGAGCCAGAGCCGCTGAATGAAGATGAAACAAAATGGCTATCTGAGGGCTTTCCTTCTTCTTGTGGTAGGTTCAGACTAGGAAACTCAGAAGACCTTGATGATCATCCTATGTTCTCACGTTTG GTCTTGTCAGGTTATGGTGATTCTATTAGTGTGCATGTTGCGTACTTGAATAAAGTAAAAGGCTTCACATGTCTCTTTCATAGAGGCAAGAGACTTATTTCTAGTCCAGCAAAGGATATGTTTAGATTCTCTCATAGAATTCCTTCTATAAAGATGACAGGGATGGAGAAGGATGGTATTCCTGAAGGATCCTGTGAACTAGACCATGCCTCTTTAACTACTGAACGAATAAATATTTCTTCTCCATCCATAGACCAAAGAGAG GTTCCTGAACCTGTGTTTTACAGATTTGCTACTGAGGGATCCCCGGAGATATTTCAAATTG TGGATGCTTATGATAATTATGTAGACCTGAGGTTCTTACAATGGGTAAAAGGATTAAAGTCTGTTTACAAGCCTAAAGTGGAAGAAGAAGAGGCTGACAAAGTAGTGAAAATATCTATATCCCAACATCTCAGGTTCTCTCATCTAATTACTGCTTTTCTCTTGACAGAAAAGAGAGGTCGCTGTTTGCGAGGTTTCTTTGTGCTTGATCCTGTAGGAATGCCTTTGTATTTAATGTTTACTGATTGA